The stretch of DNA CCCCATGTCGCTGGTCGCGACGATCCGGCCCGCCTGTACGAGCCGGCGCAGGTCGTCGCCGGTGACGTCCTGGATGTGTGACCTGCCGAGGTTGACGCCGTCGACCACCGACGCCGAGACGTCGAATCCGATGACGCGGTACCCACTGCGCGCCATTTCCACGGCCAGTGGCAGCCCGACATAGCCCAGGCCGATCACACCGAGCACTGCGCCGCGGTCGGCGATTCGCTGCTGAAGCTCCACGAGTTCCTCTGTCACGTTCAGGTGATGCGTATGGCCGGCGCCGCCGGGGAGTCCGGCGCCGGCCCCGTCGAGCGGGGAGGGCCGCTACTCGACGGTCACACTCTTTGCCAGGTTGCGCGGGCGGTCGACATCGCAGCCGCGCAGCACGGCGATATGGTATGCCAGCAGCTGCAGCGGGATCACCGTCAGCAGCGGCGAGAGCATGGGCGACGTGCGCGGCACGTTGAGCTGGTGATCCACGATCGCGCGGAGGTCGCCGTTGCCTTCCGTGCCGATCACCAGAATGCGCCCGCCGCGCGCCTTCACCTCCTGGATGTTCGACACGACCTTCTCATAGACCTCGTCCGACGGCGCGACGAACACGACCGGCATGTTCTCGTCGATCAGCGCGATCGGGCCGTGCTTCATCTCCGCCGCGGGCAACCCCTCGGCGTGGATGTAGCTGATCTCCTTGAGCTTGAGCGCGCCCTCGAGCGCGACCGGGAAGTTGACGCCCCGGCCGAGGTACAGAGCGTTCGGCGCCTCGGCGAACGACGCCGCAATCGCCTCGACCTGCGGCTCCAGTCGCAGCGTGCGCCGGATCAGCGACGGCAGCGTGTCCAGCTCACACAGCAACGCCGCCGCTTCCTCCTCGGCGAGGTCACGGTGCCGACCGAGGTATACGCCCAGCATCAGCAGCGCGATGATCTGCGACGTGAACGCCTTGGTCGATGCGACGCCGACCTCCGGTCCAACGTGCAGGTAGATGCCGCCGTCCGCATCGCGCGCGATCGTGCTGCCCACGACGTTGACGATGCCGACCACGTGCGCGCCCGCCGCGCGCGCCGCACGCATCGCCTCCAGCGTGTCCGCGGTCTCACCCGACTGCGAGATCGCGACTGCCAGCGTATCCGATGCGTCGAGCTGGTGCTGGTAGCGGTACTCCGACGCGTACTCGACCTGCACCGGCAGTCCTGTCAGTCGCTCGATCACCTGCCGGCCGATCAGCCCCGCGTGCCAGGACGTGCCGCAGCCCAGGATCAGCACGCGCCGGAAGCGGCGGCACTGCTCCGGCGTCAGCTTCAGCCCGTCCAGCCGTACATTGCCGTCCTCGCCCAGCCGACCACGCATGGTGTTGCGTGCGGACTCGGGCTGCTCGTGAATCTCCTTGTGCATGAAGTGCGCGTGATTGCCACGCTCGATCGCTTCGATCGACCAGTCGATCCGGTCGACGGAGCGGACCTGTACACGCGCATCGTGATCCACCACGTGCATGCCGTCGGCAGTCAGCACCGCGATGTCACCATCATCCAGGTAGACGACCTGCCGCGTGTAATCGACCACGGCCGACGGGTCCGATCCGATGAAGTACTCCGCCTCGCCCACACCGATCAGAACCGGAGAGCCGCGCCGCGCGACCACGATGCGACCGGGTTCGTCCGCGCTCATCACGGCGATCGCGTAGGCACCCACCACCAGGCCGAGCGCGGCGGCGACCCGCTCCTCGAGCGTGTCTGCCTTCGTGTCCTCGATCAGGTGGACGATGACCTCGGTGTCCGTCTCCGTCCGGAACACGTGACCCTTGTTCTCGAGGTGCGTGCGCAGTACGTCGGCGTTCTCGATGATGCCGTTGTGCACCAGTGCCAGGCGGCCGGTGCAATCGGTATGCGGATGCGCGTTCACCTGCGTCGGTGCGCCGTGGGTCGCCCAGCGCGTGTGGCCGATGCCGCTCGTGCCGCACGCGGGCTCCTCGCTCAGCAGCGACTCCAGTCCGCTCACCCGGCCGACCACCTTCCGCGTGATCAGCCCGACACCGTTCTGCACCACCACACCGGCCGAGTCATAGCCGCGGTACTCGAGCCGGTTGAGCCCGTTCAACAGGATCGGCGCCGCCTCGCGACTGCCCACGTAGCCGACGATTCCACACATCCATTGACCTCCGAGGTTACGTCCGGGGAGTCGCTGGAAGGTCAAGTTCGGGACCGACACTGCATGTGGCGAAAAATCCCCGTGGAAGGCGCGATTTCCGGGCACAATGCCACGTTCCGATGCGCAGCGGTGTTACGTCTCGTTGCGCGATCGCAACAGCAGATGCCGCGCTGCGCCCGCTGATCAATGGGGCTCAGCCGGAACGCGTTACGGGGGAGTTATCTCTGCCTGAGGTCGTTGCATGAGGGGGTACGATGTGACGTTCGCGAAATCATGTCATGGCAGCGAGCATGGAAACTGCTATCTTGCGGCACCTCCCGAATGGACCGGCAGTGCGTTCGGCAACTTCAAAGTACTGGAGCATGGCTGGTGAGACGGCCACCTCTCGTCCTGATCGTGAGCGAGCACGAGTGGGCATCGCGCTCACTCGATGCGGTACTGGCACCGCAGGGGTATGCGGTACTGCGCGCGTACAATGCGCGCCAGGCGCTCGAGCGCACGCGTGCTGCGAATCCCGATGCCGTGCTTGTCGATGGCAACCTTTCGGATAGCGATGCCGCTGGGCTGATTGCGCAGCTGCGCGGCGAAGGTGGGCTGTCCCCGGCAGCGGCCGTCGTCGCGATCTTTGCGGGCACGCTCAATCGCGACGAAAGGCTTCGCCTGCTGAGCGCCGGAGCCTGGGACGTGTTGAGCCTGCCGATCGATGCCGACGAGCTGCTGCTCCGCATCCAGCGCTTCATCGACGGCAAGATGGAGTCGGACCGGATCCGCGAGCAGGCGCTGCTCGACCCCGGGACGGGGCTTTACACGTGGGAAGGAATCGTCCGGCGTGTGCAGGAGCTGGGCGCAGCCGCGGCCCGCTTCAGCCGTCCGCTCGCGTGCCTCGTCCTCACCACCGCAGACGAAGCGGGTGACGTGCAGTCCATTGCGCAGCTTCTGCGAGAGGTGACGCGTC from Longimicrobiales bacterium encodes:
- a CDS encoding response regulator, with amino-acid sequence MRRPPLVLIVSEHEWASRSLDAVLAPQGYAVLRAYNARQALERTRAANPDAVLVDGNLSDSDAAGLIAQLRGEGGLSPAAAVVAIFAGTLNRDERLRLLSAGAWDVLSLPIDADELLLRIQRFIDGKMESDRIREQALLDPGTGLYTWEGIVRRVQELGAAAARFSRPLACLVLTTADEAGDVQSIAQLLREVTRRSDVIGRAGSGEFIVVAPDTAPDGARTLAERVHNAASSGLSGAACRIGVFGVPDLREAGLDPMEVLVRATMAAGARPVEVDA
- the glmS gene encoding glutamine--fructose-6-phosphate transaminase (isomerizing), giving the protein MCGIVGYVGSREAAPILLNGLNRLEYRGYDSAGVVVQNGVGLITRKVVGRVSGLESLLSEEPACGTSGIGHTRWATHGAPTQVNAHPHTDCTGRLALVHNGIIENADVLRTHLENKGHVFRTETDTEVIVHLIEDTKADTLEERVAAALGLVVGAYAIAVMSADEPGRIVVARRGSPVLIGVGEAEYFIGSDPSAVVDYTRQVVYLDDGDIAVLTADGMHVVDHDARVQVRSVDRIDWSIEAIERGNHAHFMHKEIHEQPESARNTMRGRLGEDGNVRLDGLKLTPEQCRRFRRVLILGCGTSWHAGLIGRQVIERLTGLPVQVEYASEYRYQHQLDASDTLAVAISQSGETADTLEAMRAARAAGAHVVGIVNVVGSTIARDADGGIYLHVGPEVGVASTKAFTSQIIALLMLGVYLGRHRDLAEEEAAALLCELDTLPSLIRRTLRLEPQVEAIAASFAEAPNALYLGRGVNFPVALEGALKLKEISYIHAEGLPAAEMKHGPIALIDENMPVVFVAPSDEVYEKVVSNIQEVKARGGRILVIGTEGNGDLRAIVDHQLNVPRTSPMLSPLLTVIPLQLLAYHIAVLRGCDVDRPRNLAKSVTVE